Proteins found in one Mucilaginibacter gracilis genomic segment:
- the sov gene encoding T9SS outer membrane translocon Sov/SprA, with protein MIYTFTRRLTLCFVFFAVIFSCTQLRAQVGGVLKKDSASTKYPIQIDKSNNVKALHGIFDQDPPNLIRTIEYDVTTNRYILTETVGNMLYRPVQYLTFSQYLALKQRTSQKIYWRQLADNYAYASQQPGFIPQIKINSHTFEQIFGSNTIDIRPQGSAEMVFAGQINKNENPLFNTAQRTQANFNFDQHIQMNVTGMIGDKLKINTNYNTDAQFQFENQIKLDYTGKPDEIIQKIEAGTVSMPLNTSLITGSQALFGVKTKLKFGRLDVTSIFSQQRSQSQQITITNGSQQAPFRLTPVDYEANKHYFLAQYFRDNYNNALKNIPIISSNVTITKIEVWTTNRNNSTTESRDIVAFLDLGENKPYNTTLVRGGGSTYPAGFNGPGYTQQSNDLLAHLPANARLTSSSAVNTYFQATGATDNYSKLTYARKLTDKEFTLHAQLGYISLNYPLNNDEVLSVAYRYSVNGVEYQVGEFSTDVKVDPTTPKVLFTKLLKNEILKTSLPTWKLMMKNIYSLGAYGISPSDFKLSITHLDNKSGIEKPIMEEGQNLKNKLWIQVTGLDNLNQQSQKQPDGYFDFLEGVTIDSQNGRISFPVLEPFGSDLAKQFLPSEAAIASQYIYQPLYDSTKTVAQQYFPQFNRFVIKGTYTSQSGSDYQLNAINIPQGSVVASSGSYKLVEGTDFTVDYNAGKVRILNQSLLSSGQPITINVENNELFGVQQKSLFGSRFDYKVDDKLNIGATIMHLSEQPITQKVSIGDEPISNTIWGFDANYSSSSRMLTRLVDKIPFISTKAPSSVNFSGEFAQLIPGHPSALNFAGANGTSYLDDFENSRSLIDIKSAINWQISGTPQLFPESQVSNDLSYGYNRARLAFYNIDPIFYNRSNSDSPPLANANAELSNHYVRQVFEQEVYPYKQSVTGTPLALPTLDLAFYPTIRGPYNFTTTGLNNNGTLQNPKTRWGGMFRKIDVNDFESLNVAYIEFWMLDPYIYKPTSQGGDLYFNLGSISEDILKDGRKSLENGLPADGDLTKVDETVWGRVPRLQPVVNSFDNNPDARLLQDVGLDGMNDADERVKYANIVQQVRAQLSTAAGTAFANDPSGDDFQFYRGGALDQSGAGILQRYAKYNGTEGNSMTAQQSQALLGISNSASTSIPDGEDVNRDNTMSEADEYFQYKVSVRPQDMLIGQNFITDKVAATVKLTNGTTQTVNWYQFRIPIRSYQSKVGNIQDFKAIRFIRMFMTNFADTAVLRFAALQLVRGEWRAFNTENNPANVIADAGLGTSPSLDNSTIDVGTVNIEENGTRTPIPYVVPPGIVRQRDYNNLAANVQLNEQSLSVTVKQLRDGYSRATFKTFNNDLRSYKHLQMFIHAEQIGASSLKDNDISAFIRMGIDYVDNYYEYETPLKVTLPGTSDANSIWPSVNSLDFDLSLLTNAKIARNNARYNGGPWPVNLPYTFTSGVNKITIKGQPDLSRLSTVMLGVRNPYRGNETTTSSDDGQDKAAIVWFNELRLTDFEEQGGWAATARLNAKLADFAVVTVSGSATTAGFGNIDQKVSQRSLNDTRNFDISTNMELGKFFPDKAGIRIPLYLDVSTQTSTPKYDPASPDLKIKDELAAASKATRDSILNVIETFKDYTMRKSVNLANVHKERTDTKAPVRVWDVENFSGTYAYTEYDHHDFTTSNALQKTYKVSLAYNYNNQPRYYAPFQKVIKSNLLALFRDFNYSLLPSRLNVRIDFDRLYSENTLRNNDQNSYIPVSQDLLTTFNKNFLITRVYGIGWNLSKSLQMDIDATNLSVVDEPAGRVNGLKADTMWNNLKHLGRTTDYSHNLNFNYTVPLNKIPGMDWTSLVAHYQTKFEWKTAPLFALTDPGLNVGNSIQNSRAIQLNPTLNMLALYNKLGFVRKANDANNKGSFSSALINLLTSVKSISGSYNRTEGTFIPGYLPKANFYGADPDYNAPGIGFLLGSQTDLRGKALANGWISSDTLQNQLYVTTLNEDMQFKSSIEPIKDLRIELSAFKTRNLNYQTNFKYSTLTNSFENLSPITSGDYSISYLSIATAFSKNTGIDNTSSVFQKFLDDRAIVSQRLGRSNPNSVGTTGGYADGYGPNSQGVLVDAFLAAYTGKNPNGSSTGGFPNIPIPNWQISYSGLGKLPFLAEIFDSFDLRHGYRSTYNVNGFSSLQRYHEANGGVDVRDANNDFLPYYQFSQITIFEQFVPLLGVDIRFHNSMTANIEYRQSRTLSLSLANSQLAQQNESNTVFGFGYRTNHFRFPFGLFSNLILNNDMNFKLDFSINDTKTLIYRADVQSAEVSSGAQNIAVRPSIDYMLNKRFDLKLFYDSTLTKPYTSQAFNTSFANFGFSLKLLLQ; from the coding sequence TTGATATATACTTTTACCCGAAGGCTCACTTTATGCTTTGTTTTTTTTGCCGTTATTTTTAGCTGCACGCAATTACGCGCGCAAGTGGGAGGGGTATTAAAAAAGGATTCTGCTTCAACAAAGTATCCAATTCAAATTGATAAGTCTAATAACGTTAAAGCGCTGCACGGTATTTTTGACCAGGACCCACCTAACCTGATCCGTACAATTGAATATGATGTAACCACTAACAGGTATATATTAACCGAAACTGTGGGTAATATGCTTTACCGCCCGGTACAATACCTTACCTTTTCGCAGTATCTGGCACTTAAACAACGCACGTCGCAAAAAATATACTGGCGCCAACTGGCTGATAATTATGCCTATGCATCGCAACAGCCCGGTTTTATACCTCAAATTAAAATAAACAGCCATACGTTTGAGCAAATTTTTGGTAGCAACACCATTGATATACGCCCGCAAGGTTCTGCCGAAATGGTATTTGCCGGGCAGATTAATAAAAACGAAAATCCCTTATTTAATACCGCACAGCGCACCCAGGCCAACTTTAATTTCGACCAGCACATCCAAATGAATGTAACCGGTATGATTGGCGATAAGCTCAAAATCAATACCAATTACAATACCGATGCCCAGTTTCAGTTTGAGAACCAAATTAAACTGGATTATACAGGCAAGCCCGACGAGATTATCCAAAAAATAGAGGCAGGTACGGTGAGTATGCCTTTAAATACCAGTTTAATTACCGGTAGCCAGGCATTGTTTGGTGTAAAAACCAAGCTGAAATTTGGCAGGCTTGATGTTACCAGTATTTTTTCGCAACAGCGGTCGCAATCGCAGCAAATTACCATTACCAATGGTTCGCAGCAGGCTCCTTTTAGGCTTACACCGGTGGACTATGAGGCCAATAAGCACTATTTTTTGGCCCAATATTTTAGAGATAACTATAACAACGCGCTAAAAAATATCCCAATTATTTCGTCGAACGTTACCATTACTAAAATTGAGGTTTGGACAACTAACCGTAACAACAGCACAACCGAGTCGCGCGACATTGTAGCCTTTTTGGATTTGGGTGAAAATAAACCTTATAACACTACACTGGTACGTGGAGGCGGTTCAACTTATCCGGCAGGTTTTAACGGGCCGGGTTACACGCAGCAATCAAACGATTTATTGGCCCACTTGCCGGCCAATGCCAGGTTAACCAGTTCGTCGGCCGTGAATACTTATTTCCAGGCAACCGGTGCTACCGATAACTACTCCAAACTAACCTATGCCCGTAAACTAACCGATAAGGAGTTTACACTGCATGCCCAATTGGGTTATATATCATTAAACTATCCGTTAAATAATGATGAGGTATTATCTGTTGCCTATCGCTACAGCGTAAATGGAGTTGAGTACCAGGTGGGTGAGTTTTCTACCGATGTTAAGGTTGACCCTACCACGCCAAAGGTGCTTTTTACAAAATTACTTAAAAACGAGATACTCAAAACCAGCTTACCTACCTGGAAGCTGATGATGAAAAATATTTATTCGTTAGGTGCATACGGTATAAGCCCGAGCGATTTTAAATTGAGCATTACCCATCTGGACAATAAATCGGGCATTGAAAAGCCGATAATGGAGGAGGGGCAAAACCTCAAAAACAAACTTTGGATACAGGTAACCGGCCTGGATAACCTAAACCAACAGAGCCAAAAACAGCCCGATGGCTATTTTGATTTTTTAGAGGGTGTCACTATCGATTCGCAAAATGGGCGCATATCGTTCCCCGTGTTAGAACCCTTTGGTTCTGATTTGGCTAAACAATTTTTGCCAAGCGAGGCAGCCATAGCCAGCCAATACATTTATCAACCTTTGTATGATTCTACAAAAACGGTTGCGCAGCAGTATTTCCCACAGTTTAACCGTTTTGTTATCAAGGGTACTTACACTTCACAGTCCGGGTCAGATTATCAGTTAAATGCCATCAACATTCCGCAAGGTTCGGTAGTTGCATCGTCTGGCAGTTATAAGCTGGTTGAGGGCACCGATTTTACGGTTGATTATAATGCAGGTAAAGTGCGCATACTTAACCAATCGTTATTATCATCGGGCCAGCCTATTACCATTAATGTTGAAAATAACGAACTGTTTGGCGTTCAGCAAAAATCGCTGTTTGGCTCGCGGTTTGATTATAAGGTTGATGATAAGCTTAATATAGGCGCAACCATTATGCACCTGAGCGAACAGCCCATTACCCAGAAAGTAAGCATCGGCGATGAGCCCATATCAAACACCATTTGGGGTTTTGATGCAAACTACAGTTCATCGTCTAGAATGTTAACCCGGTTGGTTGATAAAATACCCTTTATATCAACCAAGGCACCATCGTCTGTTAATTTTAGCGGCGAGTTTGCACAGTTAATACCGGGGCACCCCAGCGCACTAAATTTTGCCGGTGCCAATGGCACATCGTACCTTGACGATTTTGAGAACAGCCGCTCCCTTATTGATATTAAGAGTGCTATCAACTGGCAAATATCGGGCACACCGCAACTTTTTCCCGAGTCGCAGGTATCAAACGATCTGTCGTATGGTTACAACCGGGCGCGGTTAGCCTTTTACAATATCGACCCGATATTTTATAACCGCTCTAACAGCGATTCGCCGCCGCTGGCTAATGCCAATGCAGAGTTATCAAACCACTACGTGCGGCAGGTTTTTGAGCAGGAGGTTTATCCTTACAAGCAATCGGTAACGGGCACACCGCTGGCTTTGCCCACGCTCGATTTGGCATTTTACCCAACCATACGCGGGCCGTATAACTTTACTACAACAGGTTTAAATAATAACGGTACGCTGCAAAACCCTAAAACAAGGTGGGGCGGTATGTTCCGTAAGATAGATGTTAACGATTTTGAATCGTTAAACGTGGCTTATATTGAGTTTTGGATGTTGGATCCTTATATTTACAAACCTACATCGCAAGGTGGCGATTTGTATTTTAACCTGGGCAGCATATCCGAAGATATATTAAAAGATGGCCGTAAGAGTTTGGAGAACGGTTTACCTGCCGATGGCGATTTAACCAAAGTTGACGAAACCGTTTGGGGCCGCGTGCCCAGATTACAGCCCGTTGTAAACTCGTTTGATAATAACCCCGATGCACGTTTGTTGCAGGATGTTGGTTTAGACGGTATGAACGATGCCGACGAACGTGTTAAGTATGCAAACATTGTGCAGCAGGTAAGGGCGCAGCTTAGTACGGCCGCCGGCACTGCGTTTGCTAACGACCCATCGGGAGATGATTTTCAATTTTACCGTGGCGGTGCGCTGGACCAATCGGGCGCGGGCATTTTACAACGCTACGCCAAGTATAATGGTACCGAGGGTAACTCCATGACGGCCCAACAATCGCAGGCCTTGCTGGGTATTTCCAACTCGGCATCAACATCAATACCCGACGGTGAGGATGTTAACCGCGATAATACCATGAGCGAGGCCGACGAGTATTTTCAATACAAAGTTTCCGTTAGGCCGCAGGATATGTTGATTGGCCAAAACTTTATTACCGATAAAGTTGCAGCAACAGTTAAGTTAACAAACGGAACTACGCAAACCGTAAATTGGTACCAGTTTAGAATCCCGATCAGGAGTTATCAATCAAAAGTGGGTAACATTCAGGATTTTAAAGCTATCCGCTTTATCCGGATGTTTATGACCAACTTTGCCGATACCGCAGTATTGCGTTTTGCCGCCCTGCAATTGGTGCGCGGCGAATGGCGTGCATTTAATACCGAAAACAACCCAGCCAACGTTATTGCCGACGCCGGTTTAGGTACATCGCCATCGCTTGATAATTCAACCATTGATGTTGGTACCGTTAATATTGAAGAAAATGGTACCCGCACACCAATACCTTATGTTGTACCGCCGGGCATTGTGCGCCAGCGCGATTATAATAACCTTGCCGCTAACGTTCAACTAAATGAGCAGTCGCTCTCGGTTACGGTTAAGCAACTTCGGGATGGTTACTCGCGGGCAACGTTTAAAACGTTTAACAACGATTTACGATCGTATAAACACCTGCAAATGTTTATACACGCCGAGCAAATAGGCGCATCATCATTAAAAGACAACGACATTAGTGCCTTTATACGGATGGGTATTGATTACGTAGATAACTACTACGAATATGAAACGCCGTTAAAGGTAACTCTACCCGGTACAAGCGACGCTAATAGTATTTGGCCATCGGTAAACAGTTTAGATTTTGATTTATCGTTATTAACCAATGCTAAAATTGCGCGTAATAATGCCAGGTATAACGGCGGCCCATGGCCGGTTAATTTACCTTACACCTTTACAAGTGGCGTAAATAAAATTACCATTAAAGGGCAGCCCGATTTGAGCCGCCTTTCTACCGTAATGTTGGGAGTGCGCAACCCTTACAGGGGCAACGAAACTACTACCAGCAGCGACGATGGGCAAGATAAGGCGGCCATTGTATGGTTTAACGAACTGCGCCTTACCGATTTTGAAGAGCAGGGCGGATGGGCGGCAACGGCACGTTTAAATGCTAAACTAGCCGATTTTGCCGTAGTTACCGTTTCGGGAAGTGCAACCACGGCGGGTTTTGGTAATATTGACCAAAAGGTAAGTCAGCGGAGTTTGAATGATACCCGCAACTTTGATATTTCTACCAATATGGAGTTGGGTAAGTTTTTCCCGGATAAGGCCGGTATACGCATACCCTTATATCTGGATGTTTCAACACAAACCAGCACGCCAAAATACGACCCGGCTTCGCCCGATCTGAAAATAAAAGATGAACTCGCCGCTGCTTCGAAAGCCACGCGCGACTCGATACTGAATGTTATTGAAACCTTTAAAGATTACACTATGCGCAAAAGTGTAAACCTGGCCAATGTGCATAAGGAACGCACAGACACTAAAGCACCCGTGCGCGTTTGGGATGTTGAAAATTTTAGCGGCACGTATGCCTATACCGAGTACGATCATCACGATTTTACAACATCAAACGCTTTACAAAAAACCTATAAGGTATCGTTAGCTTATAATTATAATAACCAGCCCAGGTATTATGCGCCTTTTCAAAAGGTTATAAAAAGTAATTTGCTGGCGCTTTTCCGCGATTTTAACTACAGTTTATTACCATCGCGCTTAAACGTTAGAATAGATTTCGACAGGCTTTACTCTGAAAATACTTTACGTAATAACGACCAGAATAGCTATATCCCGGTTAGCCAGGACCTGCTTACTACGTTTAATAAAAACTTTTTGATAACAAGGGTATATGGTATTGGCTGGAATCTTTCCAAATCATTACAAATGGATATTGATGCAACCAACCTTTCGGTAGTTGACGAGCCCGCAGGCCGTGTTAACGGCTTAAAGGCAGATACCATGTGGAACAACCTGAAACACCTTGGCCGCACTACAGATTATAGCCACAACCTTAACTTTAATTACACCGTACCCTTAAACAAAATACCGGGAATGGACTGGACGAGCCTTGTGGCCCATTACCAAACCAAGTTTGAATGGAAAACTGCACCGCTTTTTGCACTTACCGACCCGGGATTAAATGTGGGTAACAGCATCCAAAACTCGCGCGCTATACAATTAAACCCAACCCTTAATATGCTTGCGCTTTATAATAAGCTTGGTTTTGTACGCAAGGCAAATGATGCTAACAACAAAGGCAGCTTTAGCAGCGCATTAATAAACCTGTTAACCAGTGTTAAAAGCATAAGCGGCTCATACAACCGTACCGAGGGTACTTTTATACCCGGCTACCTGCCCAAAGCTAATTTTTACGGTGCCGACCCTGATTACAATGCACCCGGCATAGGCTTTTTATTAGGCAGCCAAACCGATTTGCGTGGCAAGGCCTTAGCTAACGGCTGGATAAGCAGTGATACCTTGCAAAACCAGCTTTATGTAACAACCCTTAATGAGGATATGCAGTTTAAAAGCTCAATTGAGCCTATAAAAGATTTGCGGATTGAGCTATCGGCATTTAAAACGCGTAACCTTAATTATCAAACTAATTTTAAATACTCAACGCTTACCAACAGCTTTGAAAACCTGAGTCCGATAACATCGGGCGATTATAGTATATCGTACCTTTCTATAGCAACGGCGTTTAGTAAAAATACGGGCATCGATAATACATCAAGCGTGTTCCAAAAGTTTTTGGATGACAGGGCCATAGTTTCGCAACGTTTAGGGCGCTCAAATCCTAACTCGGTGGGCACAACGGGCGGCTATGCCGATGGTTACGGGCCAAACTCGCAAGGGGTGTTGGTTGATGCATTTTTGGCGGCCTATACGGGTAAAAACCCCAATGGCTCAAGCACTGGTGGTTTCCCTAATATACCCATACCTAACTGGCAAATAAGCTACAGCGGCTTGGGCAAATTGCCGTTTTTAGCCGAGATATTTGATTCGTTTGATTTACGACATGGTTACCGGTCTACCTATAACGTTAATGGGTTTAGTTCGTTGCAACGTTACCACGAAGCCAACGGCGGTGTTGACGTGCGCGATGCCAATAACGATTTTTTACCTTACTACCAGTTTTCGCAAATTACTATTTTTGAGCAGTTTGTACCCTTGCTTGGGGTTGACATCCGTTTCCATAACAGCATGACGGCCAACATTGAATACAGGCAGAGCCGCACCCTGAGCTTAAGTTTGGCAAACAGCCAGCTAGCGCAACAAAACGAAAGTAATACCGTGTTTGGTTTTGGTTACCGCACCAACCACTTCAGGTTCCCGTTCGGTTTGTTCAGTAATTTGATATTGAATAACGACATGAACTTTAAGCTCGATTTCTCTATCAACGATACCAAAACGTTGATATACCGCGCCGATGTACAGTCGGCCGAGGTATCATCGGGTGCGCAAAATATTGCAGTTAGGCCGTCCATTGATTATATGCTAAACAAACGCTTTGACCTAAAGCTATTTTACGATTCGACCCTTACCAAGCCCTATACCTCTCAGGCTTTTAATACTTCGTTTGCCAACTTTGGGTTTAGCCTGAAACTGTTGTTGCAGTAA
- the ruvA gene encoding Holliday junction branch migration protein RuvA, producing MYAYISGKLAFKCPTYVVIDAGGVGYHINISLNTYSSIADKENCKLYTWQHVKEDAHTLYGFADEGERRLFLHLISVSGIGANTGRMMLSSITPAEIQNAIIKGDVPLIQRIKGIGPKSAQRIILELQDKLRKDGPDTLINVPVIHTAKDEALSALVMLGFAKNVGEKALDNAVKSSAENLTVEQLIKIALKSL from the coding sequence ATGTACGCCTATATCAGCGGTAAATTAGCCTTCAAATGCCCAACTTATGTGGTTATTGATGCAGGAGGCGTTGGCTACCATATCAATATTTCGTTAAATACCTACAGTAGCATAGCCGATAAGGAAAACTGTAAACTTTATACCTGGCAGCATGTAAAAGAAGATGCACACACCCTTTACGGCTTTGCCGATGAGGGTGAGCGCAGGCTTTTTTTACATTTAATATCCGTTTCGGGTATTGGCGCCAATACGGGCCGGATGATGCTCTCGTCAATTACGCCGGCCGAAATACAAAATGCAATTATTAAGGGTGATGTGCCGTTGATACAACGTATTAAGGGTATTGGTCCAAAATCTGCCCAGCGCATTATATTGGAATTGCAGGATAAATTGCGGAAAGATGGACCAGATACATTGATTAATGTACCCGTAATTCATACGGCGAAAGACGAAGCTCTTTCTGCATTGGTGATGCTGGGGTTTGCAAAAAATGTTGGCGAAAAGGCGTTAGACAACGCTGTAAAGTCGTCTGCTGAAAATTTAACTGTGGAGCAGCTTATAAAGATTGCTCTTAAAAGCTTATAA
- a CDS encoding NADP-dependent malic enzyme, which yields MNKTNRKLDALEYHSKGRPGKIQVVPTKPTNTQRDLSLAYSPGVAEPCLRIAENKDDVYKYTAKGNLVAVISNGTAVLGLGNIGPEAGKPVMEGKGLLFKIYADIDVFDLEVDCTDVDQFVKIVKALEPTFGGINLEDISAPTCFEIERRLKAEMNIPVMHDDQHGTAIISSAALINACELQGKKLDKIKLVVNGAGAAAVSCSMLYVSLGVKKENLVMFDINGVIHPGRTDLDDMRMAFATTRTDVQTLADAMKGADVFIGLSAGNVVTPDMLKVMAKNPIVFAMANPNPEIAYDIAVATRKDIIMATGRSDYPNQVNNVLGFPYIFRGALDVRATTINEAMKIAAVYAIAGIAKKTVPEEVNLAYNARNLHFDREYIIPKPMDGRLITEVSSAVAKAAMESGVARKQITDWDAYAEELKARLGVDNKILRNLTNKAKSGTKRVVFAEADNYKILKSAQIVIDEGIAVPILLGNVDRIRQIMLENDLQLGDVEIIDPRQDTGERACKYADYLFNKRQRRGVTLYEAKKLMRDRNYYGACMVQFGEADALISGLTKNYVPTIKPALQIIGTEPGVAKVAGMYMMITKKGPVFFGDTTVNVSPTAQDLVDITVLIERSVKKFNIKPRVALLSYSNFGSNEGIIPERTREAVSMLHEQYPDMVVDGEMQANFAINPTLLEDNFSFSTLVGEPANTLIFPNLESGNIAYKLLQELGGAEAVGPILLGMKKSVHVLQLGSSVREIVNMVTIAVVDAQEKEAALSRK from the coding sequence ATGAACAAGACAAATCGTAAACTGGATGCACTCGAATACCACTCAAAGGGGCGTCCGGGAAAAATACAAGTAGTACCCACTAAACCCACCAATACACAACGCGATTTATCACTGGCATACTCGCCCGGCGTGGCCGAACCTTGCCTGCGCATTGCCGAAAATAAAGACGACGTTTATAAATATACCGCCAAAGGCAACCTGGTAGCCGTAATAAGCAACGGCACCGCAGTTTTGGGCCTTGGTAACATTGGCCCCGAAGCTGGTAAGCCCGTAATGGAAGGCAAGGGCCTGCTGTTTAAAATATATGCCGATATTGATGTTTTTGACTTAGAAGTTGATTGTACAGATGTTGACCAGTTTGTTAAAATTGTAAAGGCACTTGAGCCAACTTTTGGCGGCATTAACCTGGAAGATATATCGGCCCCAACCTGTTTTGAGATTGAGCGCAGGCTAAAGGCCGAGATGAATATCCCGGTAATGCACGACGATCAGCATGGTACGGCTATTATCTCGTCGGCAGCGTTAATAAATGCATGCGAGCTGCAGGGCAAAAAGCTGGATAAAATAAAATTGGTAGTCAATGGCGCAGGTGCTGCTGCGGTATCGTGCTCTATGCTATATGTATCATTAGGGGTTAAAAAAGAGAACCTGGTGATGTTTGATATTAATGGCGTTATACACCCGGGCCGTACCGATCTGGATGATATGCGCATGGCTTTTGCCACTACCCGTACCGATGTGCAAACTCTTGCCGATGCCATGAAAGGTGCCGACGTATTTATCGGCCTATCGGCAGGTAACGTGGTTACGCCCGATATGCTAAAGGTGATGGCTAAAAACCCTATTGTTTTTGCAATGGCAAACCCTAACCCCGAAATTGCTTATGATATAGCCGTTGCCACACGCAAGGATATTATTATGGCCACCGGCCGGTCTGACTATCCTAACCAAGTAAATAACGTACTTGGTTTTCCGTACATATTTCGCGGCGCGCTTGATGTGAGAGCTACTACCATTAACGAGGCCATGAAAATAGCTGCCGTTTATGCCATAGCAGGTATAGCCAAAAAAACCGTTCCCGAAGAAGTTAACCTGGCCTATAACGCCCGTAACCTGCACTTTGACAGGGAGTATATTATTCCTAAACCGATGGATGGCAGGCTGATAACCGAGGTATCGTCGGCAGTGGCCAAGGCGGCAATGGAAAGCGGCGTGGCGCGTAAACAAATAACCGATTGGGATGCTTACGCCGAAGAATTGAAAGCCCGGCTGGGAGTTGATAATAAAATATTGCGTAACCTTACCAATAAAGCAAAATCGGGCACCAAGAGGGTTGTTTTTGCTGAGGCGGATAACTACAAAATACTTAAATCGGCACAAATTGTTATTGACGAGGGTATTGCCGTGCCTATATTGTTGGGCAATGTTGACCGTATACGGCAAATTATGCTTGAAAACGATTTACAATTGGGAGATGTTGAGATTATTGACCCACGCCAGGATACCGGCGAGCGCGCATGCAAATACGCCGATTATTTATTTAACAAACGCCAGCGCAGAGGAGTAACACTTTACGAGGCCAAAAAATTAATGCGCGACCGTAACTATTATGGTGCATGCATGGTGCAGTTTGGCGAAGCTGATGCTTTAATATCGGGCCTTACAAAAAATTATGTGCCTACCATTAAACCTGCACTACAAATTATTGGTACCGAACCAGGCGTAGCCAAAGTTGCCGGTATGTATATGATGATAACCAAAAAGGGGCCGGTGTTTTTTGGCGATACCACGGTTAACGTGAGCCCTACCGCGCAAGACCTGGTTGATATTACGGTGCTGATAGAACGCTCGGTAAAGAAGTTTAATATTAAACCCAGAGTGGCGTTGCTTAGTTACTCTAACTTTGGCTCAAACGAAGGCATTATACCCGAACGTACCCGCGAAGCGGTAAGTATGCTGCACGAGCAATACCCGGATATGGTGGTTGACGGTGAAATGCAGGCTAACTTTGCTATTAATCCTACTTTGCTTGAAGATAATTTTTCGTTCTCAACCCTGGTTGGCGAACCGGCTAATACTTTGATATTCCCTAACCTGGAATCGGGAAATATAGCTTACAAGCTGTTGCAGGAGCTGGGCGGTGCCGAAGCTGTTGGGCCAATTTTGCTTGGTATGAAAAAATCTGTACACGTTTTGCAGTTGGGTAGCTCGGTACGGGAGATTGTGAATATGGTAACTATAGCCGTGGTTGATGCACAAGAAAAAGAAGCTGCATTAAGTAGAAAATAG